Within the Enterobacter roggenkampii genome, the region TATCGGCGAAGCGCTGGGCGCCGCGTTTTGCCACAGCCCGGAAAAAGAGATCGGCAAATTTCCCGTCAGGCTCACAGATGCAGGCAAGGCGAACCCGCTGTTTGAAGACTTTGGCAGCGTGCTGAACGTCGGTCACTGGCATAACGACATGCCTGGGTTGACGCCGCAGGCTAAGGTTCTGGCTTACAGCGAGGGCTGTCCCCGCCAGATCGTGCAATACAGCGAACGGGTTTACGGTTTCCAGTGCCATATGGAGCTAACGCCGGAGGTGGTAGAGTTGCTGATTGAGCATTCGCAGAATGACCTTCGCCGCGCGGGTGAATTCCGTTTTGTCGAAACGGCGGAAAAACTCCGTTCGCATGATTATCGCGAAATGAACCAGGTGCTGTTTTCTTTTCTCGATAAGCTGACCGCCTGACGCTGATGCCTTCTCTGGCGCGTTACTTCGCCAGCGCAACCCCTTTCCTCTAAACTCTAGCCTGCACCAGTAAGGTGATACCGGACGTTCCATTCCGGAATGTCTGGTATGCTCAAAATTCATGATGTGATCCGTGGCACATTTTTAGGTTTAATTGTATGATGAATGCGTTTCAGCAAGGACTATCACCATGAGCAAATCATTGAACATTATCTGGCAATATCTGCGCGCATTCGTCCTGATTTACGCCTGCCTGTATGCCGGGATTTTCATCGCGTCGCTGCTGCCCATCACCATTCCCGGCAGCATTATCGGCATGCTGATCCTCTTCGTGTTGCTGGCGCTGCAAATCCTGCCTGCAAAGTGGGTCAATCCCGGCTGCTTCGTCCTCATTCGCTATATGGCGCTGCTTTTCGTGCCTATCGGCGTCGGGGTCATGCAGTATTTTGATTTGCTCAAAGCCCAGTTCGGCCCGATTGTTGTTTCCTGCGCGGTGAGTACGCTGGTGGTTTTCCTGGTGGTGAGCTGGAGTTCACATCTGGTGCATGGCGAACGTAACGTGATTGGGGAGAAAACAAAAAAATGATGGACAATATCTGGTGGTCCCTGCCGCTCACCCTTGCAGTCTTTTTCGCCGCACGTAAGCTTGCCGCGCGTTTCAAAATGCCCTTGCTGAACCCCCTGCTGGTGGCGATGGTGGTGATAATTCCGTTCCTGCTGCTCACCGGCATTCCTTACGAACGCTACTTTGCCGGCAGCAAAATCTTAAACGACCTGCTGCAGCCCGCCGTCGTGGCGCTGGCGTTCCCTTTATATGAGCAGCTGCACCAGATCCGCGCCCGCTGGAAATCCATCATTACCATCTGTTTTGTGGGTAGCCTGGTGGCGATGATCACCGGCACGTCGGTGGCGCTGCTGATGGGCGCTTCCCCACAGATTGCGGCGTCAATCCTGCCTAAATCGGTGACCACGCCTATCGCGATGGCGGTTGGGGGCAGCCTCGGCGGCATTCCGGCCATCAGCGCGATGTGCGTCATTTTCGTCGGTATTCTCGGCGCGGTGTTTGGCCACACCCTGCTGAACGCGATGCGTATTCATACTAAGGCGGCACGGGGGCTGTCGATGGGCACCGCCTCGCACGCGCTGGGCACTGCCCGCTGCGCGGAGCTGGATTATCAGGAAGGGGCGTTTAGCTCCCTGGCGCTGGTGATCTGCGGGATTATTACCTCCCTGCTGGCCCCGTTCATTTTCCCGCTGATTCTGGCAGTGATGGGCTAAAATTTGCGATGCGTCGCGCAAATTTCATTTTGATTTCATAAGTTGCATACATAATGAGAAGTGGATCACATATAAAGCCCTGACGGCTCCGTAAACTACCGATCCATTAACCTTTATGAGGCAAACGCCATGCACCCACGTTTTCAAGCTGCTTTCGCCCAGCTTGCAGAGAATTTGCAGTCAGCCCTTACTCCCGTTCTGGCAGATGCGCACTTCCCCGCCCTGCTGACCCCGGAGCAGGTCACGATGCTGAAACAGGCAACGGGACTGGACGAAGACGCGCTGGCTTTCGCACTGCTTCCTCTGGCTGCCGCCTGCGCGCGGGCCGATCTCTCCCACTTCAACGTCGGGGCCATTGCGCGCGGCGTCAGCGGCACCTGGTACTTCGGCGGCAATATGGAGTTCCTGGGCGCAAC harbors:
- a CDS encoding type 1 glutamine amidotransferase, whose protein sequence is MHIHFIIHEHFEAPGAYEIWGKSRGCSLSYTRVYQGDSLPEELGHTDLLIIMGGPQSPATTREECPWFDAQAEKALISRAIEAGKTVIGVCLGSQLIGEALGAAFCHSPEKEIGKFPVRLTDAGKANPLFEDFGSVLNVGHWHNDMPGLTPQAKVLAYSEGCPRQIVQYSERVYGFQCHMELTPEVVELLIEHSQNDLRRAGEFRFVETAEKLRSHDYREMNQVLFSFLDKLTA
- a CDS encoding CidA/LrgA family protein → MSKSLNIIWQYLRAFVLIYACLYAGIFIASLLPITIPGSIIGMLILFVLLALQILPAKWVNPGCFVLIRYMALLFVPIGVGVMQYFDLLKAQFGPIVVSCAVSTLVVFLVVSWSSHLVHGERNVIGEKTKK
- a CDS encoding CidB/LrgB family autolysis modulator, coding for MMDNIWWSLPLTLAVFFAARKLAARFKMPLLNPLLVAMVVIIPFLLLTGIPYERYFAGSKILNDLLQPAVVALAFPLYEQLHQIRARWKSIITICFVGSLVAMITGTSVALLMGASPQIAASILPKSVTTPIAMAVGGSLGGIPAISAMCVIFVGILGAVFGHTLLNAMRIHTKAARGLSMGTASHALGTARCAELDYQEGAFSSLALVICGIITSLLAPFIFPLILAVMG